The Rhizobium oryzihabitans genomic sequence CGGCCGTTTCCGCCTTGCATAAGGCGCTTGAAGGGAAGACAATTCCCGAAACGCTGCTGCGCCAATATCTCGGCGAGTTGCCGCTCGCCACGGTTGCGGGAAAGGATATGGAGGAGGTTCTGGTCGCGGCGGTGGATCAGGTGCTGGCGACCTACCATGCGGCGACGGGCGAAGGACGCCACTGAGGCAATCGTTGAATTAGGATGCCCCGGCGGAGACGTTGCGGGGATGGTCAGGGAGGGAACTACCAATGGCAACCCGAAACACGAGCGGTCTTGCGCGGGTGATGCTTGCGCCATCGGTGCTGCTGTTGCTGGTGTGGATGATCGTGCCTCTGGCGATGACCTTGTGGTTCTCGTTCCAGAACTACAATCTCCTCAACCCGGCCAATGTCAGCTTCGCGGGCCTGTTCAATTACCAGTATTTCTACACCGACCCGGCCTTCTTCCAGTCGATCTGGAACACGCTGTTGATCGTCGGCGGCGTGCTGTTGATCACCGTCATCGGCGGCATCGCCATTGCGCTCCTGCTCGACAATGACATTTTCGGCCAGGGCATCGTGCGCATCATGATCATCTCGCCCTTCTTCGTCATGCCGCCTGTCGCAGCTTTGGTGTGGAAGAACATGATCATGCATCCCGGTTATGGCGTGCTTGCCGATCTCTCGCGTTTCTTTGGTTTCCAGCCGGTTGACTGGTTCGCGCAGTTTCCGCTGCTCTCCATCATCATCATCGTCGCCTGGCAATGGCTGCCGTTCGCGACGCTGATCCTCTTGACCGCCCTGCAGTCGCTCGATGGCGAACAGAAGGAAGCCGCCGAGATGGATGGCGCCAACTTCGTCAACCGCTTCGTCTATCTGACCCTGCCGCATCTGTCGCGCGCCATCACCGTCGTCATTTTGATCCAGACGATCTTCCTGCTCGGCGTCTACGCGGAAATCCTCGTCACCACCAATGGCGGGCCCGGTTATGCCTCGACCAACCTTGCCTTCCTTATCTATCGCACCGCGCTTCTCGGTTACGACGTCGGCGGCGCATCGGCCGGTGGCATCATCGCCGTCATCCTCGCCAATATCGTCGCCATCTTCCTGATGCGCGCCGTCGGCAAGAACCTGGATCGGTAGGGGGTATGACAATGGTTCTATCTGCGGCATCAGCGCCCACTCCTCCTCATTCCTGTGCTCGTCACAGGAATCCAGCCGACGCGCGTCGGCGCGGCGGGAAGACTCTTTCTCAGCCCAAAGACTTGGGCTGGCTGGATCCCTGTGACAAGCACAGGGATGAGGGAGGTGGGGATGCCTCCGTCTCCACACCAAAACGGCCCCGTGCTTTTACCGCTATTACCTCAGGGGAGGTCTAATCATGGCCCGCAAGACAACGACACGTGCGAAGATCGGCTTTTCCATCGCGGCATGGGCCGTGGCGCTCCTGCTGTTCTTCCCGATCCTCTATGCCTTCCTCACCTCGATCAAGACCGAGCCGGAGGCGATCTCGGGCTTCAGCCTCATTCCCTCGGGCACGCTCGAAAACTACATCACCGTGCAGACCCAGCGCGATTACTTCAAGCCCTTCATGAACTCGGTCGTGCTGTCGCTCGGCTCAACGATCATCGCGCTGATCATTGCCATTCCCGCCGCATGGGCCATGGCGTTCTCGCCGACCAAACGCACCAAGGACATTTTGATGTGGATGCTTTCCACCAAGATGATGCCGGCCGTTGCCGTGCTGGTGCCGATCTACCTGATCTTCCGCAATGCCGGCCTGCTCGATACCCGCATCGGGCTCACCGTCATGCTCACCTTCATCAACCTGCCGATCGTGGTGTGGATGCTTTACACCTACTTCCGCGAAATCCCCGGCGAGATCCTCGAAGCCGCGCGCATGGATGGCGCATCGCTCTGGAACGAGATCGTGCATGTGCTGACCCCGATGGCGGTACCGGGCATTGCCTCGACGCTGCTTTTGAACGTCATCCTCGCCTGGAACGAATCCTTCTGGACGATCCGGCTGACGACCACCAATGCAGCCCCGCTGACGGCCTTCATCGCCTCCTTCTCAAGTCCGCAGGGGCTGTTCTGGGCAAAACTCTCAGCCGCCTCGATGATGGCGATCGCCCCCATTCTCGTCATCGGCTGGTTCTCGCAGAAACAACTCGTGCGTGGCCTCACCTTTGGCGCCGTGAAATAAGGAACGACAATAATGGGCAGCATTTCCCTTCAGAACGTGTCCAAGCTCTTCGGCGAGGCAAAAGTCATCCCGTCGATCGATCTCGATATCCATGACGGCGAGTTCGTCGTCTTCGTCGGCCCGTCCGGCTGCGGCAAGTCCACGCTGCTGCGCCTGATCGCCGGGCTCGAAGACGTCTCCGGCGGCAGGATCGTCATCGACGGCAATGACGCCACTGAAAAGGCCCCGGCCGAGCGCGGCCTTGCCATGGTGTTCCAGTCCTATGCGCTTTATCCGCATATGAGCGTGCGCAACAACATCGCCTTCCCGCTGAAGATGGCCAAGCTCGACAA encodes the following:
- a CDS encoding carbohydrate ABC transporter permease; translation: MATRNTSGLARVMLAPSVLLLLVWMIVPLAMTLWFSFQNYNLLNPANVSFAGLFNYQYFYTDPAFFQSIWNTLLIVGGVLLITVIGGIAIALLLDNDIFGQGIVRIMIISPFFVMPPVAALVWKNMIMHPGYGVLADLSRFFGFQPVDWFAQFPLLSIIIIVAWQWLPFATLILLTALQSLDGEQKEAAEMDGANFVNRFVYLTLPHLSRAITVVILIQTIFLLGVYAEILVTTNGGPGYASTNLAFLIYRTALLGYDVGGASAGGIIAVILANIVAIFLMRAVGKNLDR
- a CDS encoding carbohydrate ABC transporter permease, which translates into the protein MARKTTTRAKIGFSIAAWAVALLLFFPILYAFLTSIKTEPEAISGFSLIPSGTLENYITVQTQRDYFKPFMNSVVLSLGSTIIALIIAIPAAWAMAFSPTKRTKDILMWMLSTKMMPAVAVLVPIYLIFRNAGLLDTRIGLTVMLTFINLPIVVWMLYTYFREIPGEILEAARMDGASLWNEIVHVLTPMAVPGIASTLLLNVILAWNESFWTIRLTTTNAAPLTAFIASFSSPQGLFWAKLSAASMMAIAPILVIGWFSQKQLVRGLTFGAVK